A genomic stretch from Chryseobacterium sp. SNU WT5 includes:
- the rpe gene encoding ribulose-phosphate 3-epimerase, with product MKTKLIAPSLLSADFGHLKRDIEMLNESQADWLHVDVMDGRFVPNISFGFPVMKTVQEHSTKFVDVHLMIVEPEKYVEEFIERGADLVSVHYEACNHLNRVIKLIQDKGAKAGVVLNPATPVLMLEDIIAEVDLVLLMSVNPGFGGQKFIQNTYKKIAETKDLILSNNSTALIQVDGGVNLDNAAKLFDAGADVLVAGNAVFSSENPAKTIELLKI from the coding sequence ATGAAAACAAAATTAATTGCTCCTTCTCTTTTGTCTGCCGATTTTGGACATTTGAAACGAGATATCGAAATGCTAAATGAATCGCAAGCAGATTGGCTTCATGTAGATGTAATGGATGGTAGATTTGTTCCAAATATTTCATTTGGTTTTCCTGTAATGAAAACTGTACAGGAACATTCTACAAAATTTGTGGACGTTCACTTGATGATTGTAGAACCTGAAAAATATGTGGAAGAATTTATTGAACGAGGTGCCGATTTAGTTTCTGTTCACTATGAAGCTTGCAATCACCTGAATAGAGTGATTAAATTGATTCAAGATAAAGGGGCGAAAGCAGGAGTGGTATTAAACCCAGCAACACCAGTTTTAATGTTAGAAGATATTATTGCTGAAGTTGATCTGGTATTACTAATGAGTGTAAATCCTGGTTTTGGAGGTCAAAAATTTATTCAGAATACGTATAAAAAAATTGCAGAAACCAAAGACCTTATCTTATCAAATAATTCTACAGCACTCATTCAGGTTGATGGCGGAGTGAATCTAGATAACGCAGCGAAACTTTTTGATGCTGGAGCTGATGTTTTGGTGGCGGGAAATGCAGTGTTCTCCTCAGAAAATCCAGCAAAAACGATTGAATTGCTGAAAATATAA
- a CDS encoding nucleoside-diphosphate kinase encodes MSSNITFTMIKPDAVADGHIGAILAKIAEAGFKLKAIKLTQLTKADAQKFYEVHAERPFYGELVDFMSSAPIVAAVLEKDNAVEDFRTLIGATNPADAAEGTIRKMFARSVGENAVHGSDSDENALIEANFHFSGREIF; translated from the coding sequence ATGTCAAGTAACATTACATTTACGATGATAAAGCCAGATGCAGTTGCAGATGGCCACATTGGTGCTATTTTAGCGAAGATTGCAGAAGCAGGTTTTAAATTAAAAGCAATTAAATTAACTCAGCTTACGAAAGCGGACGCACAAAAATTTTATGAAGTTCATGCTGAAAGACCTTTTTACGGGGAATTAGTTGACTTTATGAGTTCTGCACCAATCGTTGCTGCAGTATTGGAAAAAGATAATGCAGTAGAAGATTTCAGAACATTAATTGGAGCTACAAACCCTGCAGATGCTGCAGAAGGTACCATTAGAAAAATGTTTGCAAGAAGCGTTGGAGAAAATGCGGTACACGGATCTGACTCTGATGAAAATGCTCTAATTGAAGCTAATTTCCATTTTTCAGGAAGAGAAATTTTTTAA
- the rsgA gene encoding ribosome small subunit-dependent GTPase A — protein sequence MKGLITKSTGSWYQVLEYETGRFFEARIRGKFKLIKTRLTNPLAVGDLVEFSLEQDEVAWITKIEPRKNYLIRKSVNLSKEAHIIASNIDIACFIFTLKHPETSFGFLDRFLACCEAYNIKPLILFNKMDVLSGEEKEITAEIETIYQEIGYDTLEISSYSNLNLELLKDIIKDKVSVFFGHSGSGKSTLVNAMQPDLNLKTSEISSTHLKGKHTTTFAQMHFWTFGGSVIDTPGVREFAMIDVQKEEIQHYFPEIFVAGRKCKYHNCMHINEPKCVVLEKIEQGEIQESRYITYLKIMEEAEENSAK from the coding sequence GTGAAAGGATTAATTACAAAATCCACCGGAAGTTGGTATCAGGTTTTAGAATATGAAACCGGAAGATTCTTTGAAGCTAGAATTCGAGGGAAATTTAAATTAATAAAAACCCGCCTTACTAACCCGCTTGCCGTAGGTGATCTGGTTGAATTTTCGTTGGAACAGGATGAAGTAGCCTGGATTACAAAGATTGAACCGCGGAAAAATTACCTGATTAGAAAGTCGGTCAACTTGTCAAAAGAGGCGCACATTATCGCTTCCAATATTGATATTGCTTGTTTTATATTCACCCTAAAACATCCAGAAACTTCTTTTGGTTTTCTTGATCGGTTTTTAGCGTGTTGCGAAGCGTACAATATCAAACCTTTGATTCTATTTAATAAAATGGACGTCCTTTCAGGGGAAGAAAAAGAGATAACGGCCGAAATTGAAACCATCTATCAAGAAATTGGCTACGATACTTTAGAGATTTCTTCTTATTCCAATTTGAATTTAGAACTGTTGAAAGATATTATTAAGGATAAGGTTTCGGTGTTTTTTGGACATTCGGGTAGTGGGAAATCGACTTTAGTAAATGCGATGCAGCCAGACCTGAACTTGAAAACGTCCGAAATCTCATCTACTCACTTGAAAGGGAAACATACTACTACTTTTGCCCAAATGCATTTCTGGACTTTTGGTGGGAGTGTAATCGATACACCCGGAGTTCGTGAATTTGCAATGATAGATGTTCAAAAAGAAGAAATTCAACATTATTTTCCTGAAATTTTTGTTGCAGGAAGAAAATGCAAATATCATAACTGTATGCATATTAATGAACCAAAATGTGTGGTTTTGGAGAAGATAGAACAGGGAGAAATCCAAGAGAGCAGGTATATCACTTATTTGAAGATTATGGAGGAAGCTGAAGAGAATTCGGCCAAATAA